In one Chitinophaga sancti genomic region, the following are encoded:
- a CDS encoding GNAT family N-acetyltransferase, with product MTILDNPVWHALQTVHRAFAQGSSTAQRYQAGVLQLMGAADMKAAPFNELSDWLQVGEKLYTVGDVPVLPANWQYIKQYDCLQMVCDTKANVPQPDVVKLENANLADMLTLVNLVQPGFFYAQTPLLGDYFGIFQSGRLVAMAGERMRIDGYTEVSAVVTHPDFTGRGYAQQLVAQVVAKNLDKGVLPFLHVNAANERAVKVYEKLGFRTRRGVAFSQFELMSK from the coding sequence ATGACAATTTTAGATAACCCTGTCTGGCATGCATTGCAGACAGTGCACCGCGCATTTGCACAAGGCTCGTCGACAGCACAACGTTACCAGGCCGGTGTTTTACAATTAATGGGTGCCGCAGATATGAAAGCTGCGCCATTCAATGAACTCAGCGACTGGTTGCAGGTGGGAGAGAAATTATATACGGTAGGAGATGTACCTGTGCTGCCTGCTAACTGGCAATATATAAAACAGTATGATTGCCTGCAGATGGTATGTGATACGAAAGCAAATGTGCCACAGCCTGACGTGGTTAAATTGGAAAATGCAAACCTGGCTGACATGTTGACATTGGTCAATCTTGTGCAACCCGGTTTTTTTTATGCGCAGACACCTTTGCTGGGTGATTATTTCGGCATTTTTCAGTCAGGCCGCCTGGTAGCCATGGCTGGTGAGCGTATGCGCATAGATGGGTACACAGAAGTAAGTGCCGTGGTCACACACCCTGACTTTACCGGCAGAGGTTATGCACAGCAACTGGTTGCACAGGTGGTGGCAAAAAACCTGGACAAAGGTGTATTACCTTTCCTCCATGTGAATGCGGCGAATGAGCGGGCGGTGAAGGTGTATGAAAAATTAGGATTCAGGACCCGGAGAGGGGTGGCTTTTAGCCAGTTTGAATTGATGTCAAAATGA
- a CDS encoding DUF92 domain-containing protein, whose translation MPDLSWSPGSDKNALPLCAMLFPSLFNNIIILSALTIVALLCILSKKLTPAAALAAIVVGWLIFAGAGYVGELQLFTFFVLSVLATRHGRALKGKAHGEQRDAFQVFANGGVAAILAVFAMIDYNHTELYTLMIAGSLAAALADTLSSELGMVYGKRTFNILTFKKEEKGLDGVISIEGTLIGAAGAFIIAMIYMWNRSLWIITVAGVGGNIIDSILGATLERKGIMGNNAVNFLNTLTGALMALLLY comes from the coding sequence TTGCCGGATTTAAGCTGGAGCCCCGGTAGCGACAAGAATGCGCTACCTTTGTGTGCTATGCTGTTTCCATCATTATTTAACAACATAATTATACTCTCTGCGCTCACTATTGTAGCGCTGCTGTGTATTCTTTCAAAGAAACTGACACCGGCAGCAGCCCTGGCGGCTATTGTAGTGGGCTGGCTCATTTTTGCCGGTGCGGGGTATGTAGGAGAGTTACAGTTATTCACATTCTTTGTATTGTCTGTGTTGGCCACGCGGCATGGTCGTGCATTGAAAGGAAAAGCTCATGGTGAGCAAAGAGATGCATTCCAGGTATTTGCGAATGGAGGTGTAGCAGCGATATTAGCAGTCTTTGCCATGATCGATTATAATCATACTGAATTGTATACTCTAATGATTGCGGGTTCACTGGCAGCTGCACTTGCAGATACTTTATCTTCTGAGCTGGGGATGGTATATGGAAAGCGAACTTTTAATATCCTGACATTCAAAAAAGAAGAAAAAGGATTGGATGGGGTGATCAGTATTGAGGGTACACTCATAGGAGCCGCAGGTGCCTTTATCATTGCTATGATCTATATGTGGAACCGGAGTTTGTGGATCATTACGGTAGCTGGTGTGGGCGGAAATATCATTGATTCAATACTGGGCGCTACCTTAGAAAGGAAGGGCATCATGGGGAACAATGCCGTGAACTTTTTGAATACACTAACAGGAGCATTGATGGCATTACTACTGTATTAA
- a CDS encoding helix-turn-helix domain-containing protein, with the protein MAQSNYELLRFEQIGGAFRVAATGENNCTLSSYNRRDFYKISLILSGGGELFYANRNIRFDQPALIFTNPMVPYSWADNPEAEVSGYFCVFTESFLLEGGRMESLKDSGLFKPGGDPLYLLNPVQTAYLKGIFLRMREEIDSEYIYKHELIRNQVQLIIHEAIKMEPAVAYAAPKNAASRITQLFLTLLEKQFPVDPPQFTLQFKKAGEYADQLAVHVNHLNAAVQEITGKSTTTHINERILAEAKSLLRHTDMPVADIAFSLGFEYASYFNSFFRKHAGITPLAARKEVKL; encoded by the coding sequence ATGGCACAGTCAAATTATGAGTTACTGAGATTTGAGCAGATCGGCGGCGCTTTCCGGGTAGCCGCTACAGGAGAGAACAATTGCACCTTATCCTCCTACAACAGGCGTGATTTCTACAAGATCTCCCTGATCCTTTCGGGTGGAGGGGAGTTGTTTTACGCTAACAGGAACATCCGGTTTGACCAGCCCGCGCTGATCTTTACTAATCCCATGGTGCCTTATAGCTGGGCAGATAACCCGGAGGCAGAGGTAAGCGGCTATTTTTGTGTATTCACAGAATCCTTCTTACTGGAAGGTGGCAGGATGGAAAGCCTGAAAGATTCCGGTTTATTCAAACCGGGCGGGGATCCCCTTTATTTACTGAACCCTGTGCAAACAGCATACCTGAAAGGAATTTTCCTGCGCATGCGGGAGGAAATAGACAGTGAGTACATTTATAAACACGAATTGATCCGTAACCAGGTACAACTCATTATCCACGAGGCCATTAAGATGGAACCGGCAGTGGCCTATGCGGCGCCTAAAAATGCTGCCAGCAGGATCACCCAGTTGTTCCTGACCCTGCTGGAAAAGCAGTTCCCGGTAGATCCTCCCCAGTTCACCCTACAATTTAAGAAAGCAGGGGAGTATGCTGACCAGCTGGCAGTGCATGTAAATCACCTGAATGCTGCTGTGCAGGAGATAACGGGCAAATCGACCACCACCCATATTAATGAACGCATCCTGGCAGAGGCGAAGTCCTTGTTAAGGCATACAGATATGCCCGTGGCGGATATTGCCTTCAGCCTGGGATTTGAATACGCTTCCTATTTTAATAGTTTTTTCAGGAAGCATGCA